The Metabacillus sediminilitoris genome window below encodes:
- a CDS encoding isoprenyl transferase, translated as MLNILKKWKGNPQAANEQSIIKEELLKEEIPEHIAIIMDGNGRWAKKRALPRIAGHHEGMKVVRKITRQANELGVKVLTLYAFSTENWKRPKSEVEYIMKLPEEFLNTYLPELIEKNVQVRIMGDKNRLPAHTLRAVEKAINDTKNNDGMILNFALNYGSRAEIISAVQSIAHDVKNGQLNEDSINEEIFSNYLMTHTLKDPDLLIRTSGEIRLSNFMLWQLAYTEFWFTEVLWPDFNEENLLQAIHTYQQRGRRYGGV; from the coding sequence ATGCTCAACATATTAAAGAAGTGGAAAGGCAATCCTCAAGCCGCAAATGAACAATCAATTATTAAAGAGGAATTATTAAAGGAAGAGATTCCTGAGCATATTGCCATAATTATGGATGGTAATGGTAGATGGGCTAAAAAACGTGCACTTCCAAGAATTGCTGGTCATCATGAAGGTATGAAAGTAGTCAGGAAAATTACAAGACAAGCGAACGAACTAGGTGTTAAAGTACTCACTTTATATGCTTTTTCAACTGAAAATTGGAAAAGACCTAAATCAGAAGTAGAATACATAATGAAGCTTCCTGAAGAATTTTTAAATACCTATTTACCAGAACTTATTGAGAAAAATGTTCAGGTTCGAATTATGGGCGATAAAAATAGACTTCCAGCACATACGTTAAGAGCGGTAGAAAAAGCAATTAATGATACTAAGAACAATGATGGAATGATTCTTAATTTTGCATTAAATTATGGAAGCCGTGCAGAAATTATTTCAGCCGTACAATCAATTGCTCACGATGTTAAAAATGGTCAGTTAAATGAAGATTCTATTAATGAAGAAATATTTTCGAATTATTTAATGACACATACACTTAAGGATCCTGATTTATTAATCCGTACTAGTGGTGAAATAAGACTGAGTAATTTTATGTTATGGCAGTTAGCATATACTGAATTTTGGTTTACAGAAGTTCTATGGCCAGATTTTAATGAAGAAAACTTATTACAAGCCATTCACACATATCAACAAAGAGGACGCAGATATGGCGGCGTATAA